The Candidatus Omnitrophota bacterium region ATTCCCAGTTCGACTTCCACCCGGAACGCCTTATAGGCATGTTATCGGTATGCCCCTCTACGCCTATATTCCTGTCAGGAAGTTTCTCCTTTATCACGGAAGAGACCCTGTCCAGGACGGAATGGGAGTCGTTCTTGAGCTGCGCCTTGCCGGAATCGAAGAGTATCTCATCGGCCATGGTGATGATAAGGCCCCTGGAGGCCAATTCGAGCAGGATCTGTTTATCCCTGATCTCATTTGCGAGCCGGTCCTCCAGCATCTTCCTCGCCTCTTCCAGCTCATTCACCTCGCTGGTAAGTTTCTTTATCTGCTTCTCCTGTTCCGGTTTTCCTTTATAGAAATTGACCGCGCATCCCGAAGAGACGAATGCAACGAATATCGCGGCCGCACACAATGCCATAATACGCTTCATAAAGAGATCCTCCCGTTGGACTGTCTCATAGTACCA contains the following coding sequences:
- a CDS encoding OmpA family protein, producing MKRIMALCAAAIFVAFVSSGCAVNFYKGKPEQEKQIKKLTSEVNELEEARKMLEDRLANEIRDKQILLELASRGLIITMADEILFDSGKAQLKNDSHSVLDRVSSVIKEKLPDRNIGVEGHTDNMPIRRSGWKSNWELSTARATSVLHYLIDVCGIEPQRLSAIGYGEYRPVASNDTKEGMSRNRRVEIVILPKEITKSSYENDQAKISDAAKAEEEAKAAEQEASIK